The following proteins are co-located in the Lagenorhynchus albirostris chromosome 2, mLagAlb1.1, whole genome shotgun sequence genome:
- the LOC132516110 gene encoding ATP synthase subunit epsilon, mitochondrial-like → MVAYWRQVGLSYLGCSQICAKAVRDALKTEFKANAEKTSGSSITVVKVKKE, encoded by the coding sequence ATGGTGGCATATTGGCGACAGGTTGGACTCAGCTACCTCGGGTGCTCCCAGATCTGTGCAAAAGCAGTGAGAGATGCACTGAAGACAGAATTCAAAGCAAATGCCGAGAAGACTTCTGGCAGCAGCATAACAGTTGTAAAAGTCAAAAAGGAATAA